A region of the Arenibacter antarcticus genome:
TACGTAACGGTACTAGCAAATACGGGCGAAGTATTTTGTATAAGTTTATAGTATAATATCATGGCAATGGCAGTCCCCAAAATGGTTAAAATCCCTAAGTATCTCAAGGCTTCATAGGATTCAGCGTTTGCCTCAAAGTTTTGGAAAAAACCAGAAGAAAATAGAATCATAAACGAAGGGACCATCCATACCGTGAATACTGCGCTAGATAATTCTAGGAAGGGAAGCTCCTGTAATTTTTCTTTAATGATAAGGGCACTTATAGCATAACAAGCGGTAGCCAGAACAACTAATAAGGCATAGAAAAATTGGGAATCCTCTGTGCTGGTTTCCGAAAAGAACATGAGGCTTGCTGCCCCGATAAAACCAATAATTGCTCCAATAAATTGTATCCATCTACTGCGGATCCCAAAAAATAAAAATCCGAATATCAGCACAAAAACAGGGACCAAGGAATCCAATATTCCAGCAAGGGAGCTACTTACTTGGGTTTGCGCCAAGGGAAAAAGGAACATGGGGAAAAAATTTCCAAAAAAACCAGTCAGGATAACCCAAAACAACAATTTCTTAGGCATTTTTCTCAACGCAGGAATCCCAATATATGCCATAATCAGGCCAGATACGCCAACACGGATGGCGCCAATTTCGTAAGGAGTATATACTAATAAAGATTTTTTAATCAGAATAAAAGAGCTACCCCAAGTCAGTGCTATAACAATGAGGAGAAACCATTTGTTTTCGACTATTTTTTCCATAATCCGGTAACGTTAAAAAGCAATTGCTCGGAGCAATTGCTTTTTAAAATATTTAATATTCCCTTTATTCTCAGGGGTAGCTTACCTCCTGATAAAAGTAGTATGGTTAACCTTAATCTAGATAAACTGCCTCAAACACGGCCAGAGGTGCCCTTCTACCCACATTGAGCATTAAGGTATCACCATCAATGGTATAGTTGTCGGACAATTCGAAAACTTTTAAAAACTCGGCTTCGCTCACCGCTATATCAGGACAGGCCTTAAGTGTAGATAGTAGTTGTGTAAATCTGATGCGATTCCCTTCTTCAAGGCTATACTCACCTCCAAAAGTATTACAGCCTGCGAAACCAACAACTCTATTTTCATCAGTCTTAAGCATAAAATAAATCTCACGCTCTTGATTATCAGCCATTTTCACTTCCTTGCCCTCCAAAGTCTTCAATTTCCAATATTTTTCCGTTATCAGATCTTTTTGTATTTCTGCCATTTTAAAAACCGCTAAGGGAGCCCTTCGTCCTACATTCAATGAAAGAGTATTTCCATTAAGGGTAAAGTTGTCTGCCAAATGAAACGCCTCCAAAACTTGAGATTCTTCAATGGTCATATCTGGACAGGCCATGCGAGTTGTCCCCATATTAGTGAAGCGAATTCTATTCCCATCCTCCAAGATAAAGCTACCAAATCCCGTATTACATCCGAAAAAACCACTAAAGGTATTGTCCTTACTGTTTAAAAGAAAATTAATATTCTTGTTCTCCCCTTGGTCTACATCTACTTTTTCCCCTTCAAGTTCCGTAAGTATCCATTGGGTATCGGTTAAACTTGCTTGTATTTCCATTTCACTTTTTGAGGCTGTTTCAGTAGCTAGTTTTTTTTGAGTAGTACAACTAATGGCACTAATGGTCAATAGCAATATAGGAATCAATTTTGTCTTCATAAATTATATAATGTTTAGTATACTTTGCAAAGATATTTATTAGTTCGTAACTATTAGAACTAACTAAAATAAAATTTTGTTAAATTTAAATTCGAGCAAGGTAGTTCGGTACTGTGACTATGGGTTTTTATCCTCCAGAAAATCGGACATTTTCTTCAGGGTGCTTTCTACTAGTTTTTGTTGCGCCTTTAGGTAATCTTGCATAATGGTGCCCATAGATTTTTCATTTACGAATTTCTCGGGATAATGTTCCTGATTGTACGTGTTTATTTTGGCAATTAGGCCCACTTCATTATTTAAGGTCAGTGCATATTGATTTAAATAATTCTTCTGAAAATATTTAGCGACTTTAAAGTACCTTTTACGATCCCCAGGTCTGGTATAGTATTCTACAAATTTAAGCTGTGTAAGCACATTGAGATTAATTGAGGTTGAACTCTTACTGGAACCTAAGGCTTCCCTCACCTGCTCAAAAGTTAAACCATCATAAGACGAAAGTGTCAAGAGCGCATAAATTCTCGCTGCAAGTGGGGACACCCCCATACGGTCTCCAATACCTAGACCAATCTCTTCAATAAGTTGTTTTTTTACTTCTGTAATATTCAAGTTAATGATTCTTTAGATAGTTTCTGCTAAGGTATAACTAGTTAACAATATAGTAAACTTATTTACTTTATAAACCTAGATTTAGGGAAATGCAGAACTTTTCACGGATGATGGTCTATTGATTTTGCAATGAACCCATTATCGGTAACTAATATCTAAAATTTCAAAAACACGATTTTCATTTGCCAATTGTAATACTGCCTTATCCCCTACCCTTTTTTCTATCAGAATTTTTGCAATAGGAGAGATAAATGCAATTTTTCCTTTTGTAATATCAGCTTCATCCACACCAACGATCTGAAATTTTTGAGTTTTATTTGTCGCCATTACCCTCAGGACAACCATTGCGCCGAACCTAACTTCATCTTTTGGTTGCTCGTGCAAATGGATTATTTTGGCCGTAGAAATCCTATTGTTCAGTAATTGTAATTTAGCATTGATATGGTTCACCGCTATTCTACGTTCACTTTCGTTGGCACTGTCTAAATTCGCAATTTCTTCCATAAGTTCCTTTTTTTCATCCAATAGTGCATTCATTCCTGTTTGGGTCACATAATTGGTAACCCCATCTGGTAAGTCGGCCCTAGGTGGTACTAACGGAATTTCTTCTTGATCATCCTCTCTTACAAATCCCCTGCTCATGATTTTGCTTTTGTTGTAATAACCTTACCTATTATTATTCCTACTAATTTAGTAACTTATTACAGTTTATTAAATATCTTCTATACAAACAAATAAAACGAAATTTTCACGATTAAACCTCCCAATAGGAATTCATTTCATTTCCTTTTCCCCCTCTACTTTGTTGAGTTTTAGGATTTTTAGTCCCACTGCCATCAATACTATAGAGATAGGTAGTATTAATAATTCCCAGCTCAGGTTACCAATATTGACAAATACCACCTCCAAGAATTTTACAAAAAGGATGATCACGATTACCTCACCTAAAATGTTCTTTAAATGGCCAATGTTTGGGGTTTTGATCCAGTTAAGGACCCCGCTGCTCTCGCTGCTAG
Encoded here:
- a CDS encoding DMT family transporter, which gives rise to MEKIVENKWFLLIVIALTWGSSFILIKKSLLVYTPYEIGAIRVGVSGLIMAYIGIPALRKMPKKLLFWVILTGFFGNFFPMFLFPLAQTQVSSSLAGILDSLVPVFVLIFGFLFFGIRSRWIQFIGAIIGFIGAASLMFFSETSTEDSQFFYALLVVLATACYAISALIIKEKLQELPFLELSSAVFTVWMVPSFMILFSSGFFQNFEANAESYEALRYLGILTILGTAIAMILYYKLIQNTSPVFASTVTYLLPVVAVIWGLLDGERFTIWYMLGGILILIGIYLIGKNKDLKRPPLN
- a CDS encoding META domain-containing protein, which produces MKTKLIPILLLTISAISCTTQKKLATETASKSEMEIQASLTDTQWILTELEGEKVDVDQGENKNINFLLNSKDNTFSGFFGCNTGFGSFILEDGNRIRFTNMGTTRMACPDMTIEESQVLEAFHLADNFTLNGNTLSLNVGRRAPLAVFKMAEIQKDLITEKYWKLKTLEGKEVKMADNQEREIYFMLKTDENRVVGFAGCNTFGGEYSLEEGNRIRFTQLLSTLKACPDIAVSEAEFLKVFELSDNYTIDGDTLMLNVGRRAPLAVFEAVYLD
- a CDS encoding GbsR/MarR family transcriptional regulator, which gives rise to MNITEVKKQLIEEIGLGIGDRMGVSPLAARIYALLTLSSYDGLTFEQVREALGSSKSSTSINLNVLTQLKFVEYYTRPGDRKRYFKVAKYFQKNYLNQYALTLNNEVGLIAKINTYNQEHYPEKFVNEKSMGTIMQDYLKAQQKLVESTLKKMSDFLEDKNP
- a CDS encoding GreA/GreB family elongation factor, which codes for MSRGFVREDDQEEIPLVPPRADLPDGVTNYVTQTGMNALLDEKKELMEEIANLDSANESERRIAVNHINAKLQLLNNRISTAKIIHLHEQPKDEVRFGAMVVLRVMATNKTQKFQIVGVDEADITKGKIAFISPIAKILIEKRVGDKAVLQLANENRVFEILDISYR